In the genome of Leptospira sanjuanensis, one region contains:
- a CDS encoding acetyl-CoA hydrolase/transferase family protein, whose product MKVKFISANSALSSVKAGQRVFVHSVAAVPTLLIEALTARAGELSNVEMIHLHTEGDAPYAKPGMEGKFFTNALFVAANMRKAVEEGRADYIPIFLSECPLLFRNGILPLDVALVQVSPPDKHGYCSLGVSVDISKAAVETAKIVIAQVNENMPRTHGDGIIHVDRIHSLVEGHQTLYEHVSETPSEVELSIGKNVASLVEDGATLQMGIGAIPNAVLTCLTSHKDLGIHTEMFSDGVMELVQKGIITGIHKKKHPGKIVSGFVMGTRKLYDFIDDNPEVAMLDIGYINDPHVIRKNPKVTAINSAVEVDLTGQVCADTIGTRQYSGVGGQMDFIRGASLSERGKPIIALPSSTSKGESRIVPMLKPGANVVTTRAHVHYIVTEYGIANLYGKNLRQRAKALIEIAHPDHREKLEREALERFKIL is encoded by the coding sequence ATGAAAGTTAAATTTATTTCCGCAAATTCGGCCCTTTCCTCCGTCAAAGCGGGTCAAAGGGTTTTCGTTCACAGCGTGGCGGCCGTTCCGACTCTTTTGATCGAAGCGTTGACCGCCCGAGCCGGCGAGTTGTCTAACGTGGAAATGATTCACCTTCATACCGAAGGAGACGCTCCTTATGCGAAACCGGGAATGGAGGGAAAATTCTTTACGAACGCTTTGTTCGTCGCTGCCAATATGCGCAAGGCCGTGGAGGAAGGACGGGCCGATTATATTCCGATTTTCTTAAGCGAATGCCCTTTGTTGTTCCGCAACGGAATTCTTCCTTTGGACGTCGCCTTGGTACAGGTTTCCCCTCCCGATAAACACGGCTATTGTTCTCTCGGAGTTTCCGTGGACATTAGCAAGGCCGCCGTGGAAACCGCAAAGATAGTGATCGCGCAAGTCAACGAAAACATGCCCCGCACACACGGAGACGGAATCATCCACGTCGACAGAATTCATTCTTTGGTGGAAGGACATCAAACGTTGTACGAACACGTTTCCGAAACGCCGTCCGAAGTTGAACTCTCGATCGGAAAAAACGTGGCCTCTCTTGTGGAAGACGGAGCGACGTTGCAAATGGGAATCGGAGCGATCCCCAATGCGGTCCTAACGTGCCTGACTTCTCACAAAGATTTGGGAATTCATACGGAGATGTTTTCGGACGGAGTGATGGAACTCGTTCAAAAAGGAATCATCACCGGAATTCATAAAAAGAAACATCCCGGAAAAATCGTTTCCGGCTTCGTGATGGGAACCCGCAAACTCTACGACTTTATCGACGACAATCCGGAAGTTGCGATGCTCGATATCGGTTATATCAACGATCCCCACGTGATAAGAAAAAATCCGAAAGTCACGGCGATCAATTCCGCGGTGGAAGTGGATCTGACCGGACAAGTTTGTGCGGACACGATCGGAACAAGACAATATTCCGGAGTCGGAGGTCAGATGGATTTTATCCGAGGCGCCTCCCTTTCGGAACGAGGCAAACCCATCATCGCCTTACCCTCTTCCACTTCCAAGGGAGAATCCAGAATCGTTCCGATGTTGAAACCCGGCGCCAACGTGGTCACAACACGCGCGCACGTTCACTACATCGTGACCGAATACGGAATCGCGAATTTATACGGGAAGAATTTACGACAAAGGGCAAAAGCCTTAATCGAGATCGCTCATCCCGATCACAGAGAAAAACTCGAACGAGAAGCGTTGGAACGGTTTAAGATTCTTTAA
- a CDS encoding LA_0442/LA_0875 N-terminal domain-containing protein → MRIYHRTGFVFFFFLCVPSFLFADTVLLKDGGALRNVKVTMGGDVILVEDESGNIRKIETSSVKRIVMAEVKSESEPSASNVPKNQGSKKPNSSGAGRVSYSSGVSFWESRIAEPDRIGNFSVLVQSVFLQAETRFEGRYGITLGLENSRFDFRSSSNAFLNPRAAALVLPGPDNIQKNESSATLLALSSLDEGYTPFRTSNSFRVETVSFLPGLKYYPIDGERFSWFAQFAFGFGRSYRTGMYSDPFFHGTLSLGTGVQWNGDSIVIALSAQIRNTLLSNSNVSYRFTEPSLQFSFGIRI, encoded by the coding sequence TTGAGGATTTATCATCGAACCGGTTTCGTATTTTTCTTTTTTCTCTGCGTTCCTTCGTTTCTGTTTGCGGACACCGTTCTTCTCAAGGACGGAGGGGCTCTTCGAAACGTAAAGGTTACGATGGGAGGCGATGTGATTCTCGTCGAAGACGAATCGGGCAATATTAGAAAAATCGAAACTAGCTCGGTGAAACGGATCGTTATGGCGGAAGTGAAATCGGAATCCGAACCTTCCGCGTCGAACGTTCCGAAAAACCAAGGTTCGAAAAAACCGAATTCTTCAGGGGCCGGTCGAGTTTCTTATTCTTCGGGGGTTTCCTTCTGGGAAAGCCGTATCGCAGAACCGGATCGAATCGGAAATTTTTCGGTTCTTGTTCAGTCGGTGTTTCTTCAGGCGGAAACCCGTTTTGAAGGCAGATATGGAATCACTCTGGGATTGGAAAATTCCCGTTTCGATTTCCGCAGTTCGTCGAACGCATTCTTGAATCCGAGAGCCGCCGCTTTGGTTTTACCCGGTCCGGATAATATTCAAAAAAATGAATCTTCCGCGACTCTTCTGGCGTTGTCCTCGCTTGACGAAGGTTATACGCCGTTTAGAACCTCGAACTCTTTTCGGGTGGAAACGGTTTCTTTTCTACCGGGTTTGAAATATTATCCGATCGATGGGGAGAGATTTTCCTGGTTCGCACAGTTCGCGTTCGGATTCGGACGAAGTTATCGAACCGGAATGTACTCCGATCCGTTTTTTCACGGCACTTTATCGTTGGGAACGGGGGTTCAATGGAACGGCGATTCCATAGTGATCGCTCTCTCGGCTCAAATCAGGAACACGCTTCTTTCCAATTCCAACGTTTCGTATCGTTTTACGGAACCAAGTCTTCAGTTTTCTTTCGGAATCCGGATCTGA
- a CDS encoding Yip1 family protein — MFQFSFSFLTVLEEARDVLIRPVSFFKELSKTPEESLIPLYLRSLIFMGFLYGIAVLSMTVLTPDGFSNPPLSFLLLEMPLAYFLASFIVFPTLGFLYMFFSWICGGDKSWKSNFRASTAVLGIFWVALLLQSFGGLIHPYLGIGLGIAFTAYVPILFYFALTSYLKAPVQRTAIVLTIFAAILLYLQYSKVSSYINDYKMIENMNSHKPLTREEEEHGEQEAAEIIRKAMEKAKAEGHETQE, encoded by the coding sequence ATGTTTCAATTTTCTTTTTCATTCTTAACCGTCCTGGAAGAAGCGCGGGACGTATTGATCAGACCGGTTTCATTTTTCAAAGAACTTTCCAAAACCCCGGAAGAATCTCTGATTCCGTTATATCTGCGTTCCCTGATTTTTATGGGCTTCTTATACGGGATCGCCGTACTCAGCATGACCGTCTTGACGCCGGACGGTTTTTCCAATCCTCCCCTCTCCTTCTTATTATTGGAAATGCCGCTCGCCTACTTTCTCGCGAGTTTTATCGTATTCCCTACTTTAGGTTTTCTTTATATGTTTTTCTCTTGGATTTGCGGCGGAGATAAAAGCTGGAAGTCGAACTTCCGAGCCAGCACCGCGGTTCTCGGAATTTTTTGGGTCGCATTGCTTTTACAGAGTTTCGGAGGACTCATCCATCCGTATCTCGGAATCGGACTCGGAATCGCGTTTACCGCATACGTCCCGATTCTATTCTACTTCGCGTTGACTTCGTATCTCAAAGCACCCGTACAAAGAACCGCGATCGTACTTACGATTTTTGCGGCGATTCTTCTCTATTTGCAATACTCTAAAGTTTCCTCGTATATCAACGATTACAAGATGATCGAGAATATGAATTCTCACAAACCTCTCACAAGGGAAGAGGAAGAACACGGAGAACAAGAAGCCGCGGAGATCATCCGTAAGGCGATGGAAAAAGCGAAAGCGGAAGGACACGAAACTCAGGAATAG
- a CDS encoding acyl-CoA thioesterase, translating into MARIQLELPNKFVWSVDLDVRIYDINFADHLAHDRVISLLHEARARFFLEHNYNELNVDGLGIIMTDIAVVYKAEAFFRDKVRVEITAGDFNQRGCDIYYRMTHADGPANGKVICEAKTGVVFMDYSTRKLGNLPEGFRKIFP; encoded by the coding sequence ATGGCAAGAATTCAACTGGAACTCCCGAATAAATTCGTCTGGTCCGTCGACCTAGACGTTCGAATCTACGATATCAATTTTGCGGATCATCTCGCACACGACCGCGTGATTTCGCTTCTTCACGAAGCGAGAGCGCGTTTCTTTTTGGAACACAACTACAACGAACTCAACGTGGACGGACTCGGGATCATCATGACCGACATCGCCGTCGTCTATAAGGCGGAAGCGTTCTTTCGGGATAAGGTCCGAGTGGAAATCACCGCGGGAGATTTCAATCAGCGCGGTTGCGATATCTATTATAGGATGACGCACGCGGACGGACCGGCCAACGGCAAAGTGATCTGCGAAGCGAAGACAGGCGTGGTTTTTATGGATTACTCAACTCGCAAATTGGGAAATCTTCCGGAAGGTTTCCGAAAGATTTTTCCTTAA
- a CDS encoding patatin-like phospholipase family protein has protein sequence MKRALILSGGGARGAYQAGVLRYLEEIQFKPDIICGTSVGAITATAMGCGMNAMEITKLWKSIEAKKVMRYSIWNDLVDIFVKSYSPLTDTTPLKNLLYSHLDFRKLRKNPVEVIITAVNILTAELVFFRNKEIDIEHVMASSAIPMFFPWQYVDGKPHWDGGVMANTPILPAVERGATDIVVVLLSPVGGIDMGLPKTRREGLERVFELSLIGSYQTVMSNLNFEKKKRKRKKSRLSSLLSIPSADRPELKIRTIGPRTSLGFGSILNFSQVQADYLISRGYEDARIQFGEY, from the coding sequence ATGAAACGTGCCCTTATTTTATCCGGAGGCGGAGCCAGAGGCGCTTACCAAGCGGGCGTTCTCCGTTATTTGGAAGAAATCCAATTCAAACCGGATATCATCTGCGGAACTTCCGTAGGAGCGATTACCGCTACCGCGATGGGTTGCGGGATGAACGCGATGGAAATCACGAAGTTGTGGAAGTCCATCGAAGCGAAGAAGGTGATGCGTTATTCGATTTGGAACGATCTTGTCGACATCTTCGTCAAAAGCTATTCTCCTTTAACCGATACGACTCCTCTCAAAAATCTTTTGTATTCTCATCTCGACTTCCGCAAGTTGCGGAAGAATCCCGTGGAAGTCATTATCACGGCGGTCAACATTCTCACCGCGGAACTCGTATTTTTTAGAAACAAGGAAATCGACATCGAACATGTGATGGCTTCTTCGGCGATTCCGATGTTCTTCCCTTGGCAATACGTCGACGGAAAACCTCACTGGGACGGGGGAGTTATGGCAAACACCCCGATCCTTCCGGCGGTCGAACGGGGCGCGACGGATATCGTCGTAGTCCTTCTTTCACCCGTCGGGGGAATCGACATGGGTTTGCCGAAAACGAGACGGGAAGGTTTGGAACGCGTATTCGAGCTTTCGCTCATCGGTTCGTATCAAACCGTGATGTCAAACTTGAACTTCGAGAAAAAAAAGAGAAAGAGAAAGAAGTCCAGACTTTCCTCCCTTCTCTCCATCCCCAGCGCCGATCGGCCCGAGTTGAAAATTCGTACGATCGGACCGAGAACCTCGCTCGGATTCGGAAGTATTTTGAACTTCTCGCAGGTGCAGGCGGATTATCTGATCAGCCGCGGCTACGAGGACGCGAGAATTCAATTCGGAGAATATTAG
- a CDS encoding aldehyde dehydrogenase family protein produces the protein MATSVIGDTKSKTNGNYMGTGFQVSQNPATLEEIGKVPNTDLAKMPEIFNKAREAQRKWAQTKFATRKKHILKMRDYIVEHAEELADIVSKDNGKSRMDALATEVLPAALAADWYAKNARHHLQPKKLPMSTFLFFNKKNELHRVPLGVVGIISPWNYPLSIPFGEIAMGLMAGNAILLKVAQATILVGQAIDKIVAAGELPEGLFYHIVGSGGAVSKSFFENKIDKIFFTGSVATGKTLMAAAASTLTPLSLELGGKDPMIVLEDADLERAANGAAWAGYQNAGQSCGGVERVYVQDKVYDKFVNLLAAKTRAIRHGADRDFDVEMGSMTTEEQLNTVKRQVDGAVKQGAKIVAQSQPSGNTKGFFYPATLMVDVNHQMELMKEENFGPIIPVMKFKTIEEAIALANDSSMALTSSVWTKNLSLGKKIAKKLESGATTINDHLYTHGQSETPWGGWKESGLGRTHSGLGFDEMTQPKLVNWDIIPSKRNIWWYPFNKTSYEAILAAMRFNFSKNPISLLVNGTKLTIFMIGKMFTSWKV, from the coding sequence ATGGCAACGAGTGTAATCGGAGATACAAAATCGAAAACGAACGGCAATTATATGGGAACCGGTTTCCAAGTGTCGCAAAACCCGGCTACGTTGGAAGAAATCGGAAAAGTTCCGAACACGGATCTGGCAAAAATGCCCGAAATTTTCAATAAAGCCCGCGAGGCCCAAAGAAAGTGGGCTCAGACAAAATTCGCCACCCGCAAAAAGCACATTCTCAAGATGAGAGATTATATCGTGGAACACGCGGAAGAACTCGCGGACATCGTGAGCAAGGATAACGGCAAATCCAGAATGGACGCGCTTGCTACGGAAGTTCTTCCGGCCGCGCTCGCGGCGGACTGGTATGCGAAGAATGCAAGACATCACCTGCAACCGAAAAAACTTCCGATGTCCACATTCTTATTTTTTAATAAGAAGAACGAACTGCATCGCGTTCCGCTCGGCGTCGTCGGAATCATCAGTCCGTGGAATTATCCTCTTTCGATTCCTTTCGGGGAAATCGCGATGGGGTTGATGGCGGGGAATGCGATTCTGTTGAAGGTCGCGCAAGCGACGATTCTCGTGGGTCAAGCGATCGATAAGATCGTCGCCGCCGGAGAATTACCCGAAGGTCTTTTTTATCATATCGTCGGTTCGGGCGGAGCGGTTTCCAAATCCTTCTTTGAAAACAAGATCGATAAGATCTTTTTTACCGGTTCGGTTGCGACCGGAAAAACTTTGATGGCGGCCGCGGCTTCCACCTTAACCCCCTTGTCTTTGGAGCTGGGCGGTAAGGATCCGATGATCGTTTTGGAAGACGCGGATCTCGAACGTGCGGCGAACGGCGCGGCTTGGGCCGGTTACCAAAACGCGGGTCAATCCTGCGGCGGTGTGGAACGCGTGTATGTGCAAGACAAGGTATATGATAAATTCGTAAACTTGCTCGCGGCCAAAACCCGAGCGATTCGCCACGGAGCCGACCGGGATTTCGACGTGGAAATGGGTTCCATGACCACGGAAGAACAACTCAATACGGTAAAACGTCAGGTGGACGGCGCCGTGAAACAAGGCGCTAAGATCGTAGCACAATCGCAGCCGAGCGGTAACACGAAGGGATTCTTTTATCCCGCCACTTTGATGGTGGACGTGAATCACCAGATGGAGTTGATGAAAGAAGAAAATTTCGGTCCGATCATTCCCGTGATGAAATTCAAAACGATCGAAGAGGCGATCGCTCTTGCAAACGATTCTTCGATGGCGCTGACTTCATCCGTATGGACCAAAAATTTAAGTCTGGGCAAAAAGATCGCGAAAAAACTCGAATCGGGTGCGACGACGATCAACGATCACCTCTATACGCACGGTCAATCCGAAACTCCTTGGGGCGGTTGGAAAGAATCGGGTTTGGGAAGAACCCATTCCGGCCTCGGTTTCGACGAGATGACTCAGCCTAAGCTCGTGAACTGGGACATCATTCCTTCCAAAAGGAATATATGGTGGTATCCGTTTAACAAAACCTCGTACGAAGCGATTCTCGCCGCGATGCGGTTTAACTTTTCCAAGAATCCGATTTCGTTGCTCGTAAACGGAACGAAGCTGACTATCTTCATGATCGGCAAGATGTTCACTTCTTGGAAGGTTTGA
- a CDS encoding UDP-2,3-diacylglucosamine diphosphatase, with amino-acid sequence MKFERDKVYEGIFLSDVHYLLNKKIKSHKHKELFQFLDHLEKKNVRFQTIYLVGDIIENWFFSASRKLRRSKKKFNKLFDRLDSLSVRGGDKIYIVGNHDSTSYLMSLPPKIEKYLKERDWQVCEKTENETLIAVHGHQGQYNRFTWIGSIFLLRFLHAIAVLIPNLFRYSEAFYQKHLNRQDPTTTEEILRYYERLSRITHQGDRLLISGHTHDFLCIPHLRIINTGDWVKSNSFVLQDGSHFIGAKMNKRGEFSKEFVYKHKEDSSV; translated from the coding sequence ATGAAATTTGAAAGGGACAAAGTTTATGAAGGAATTTTTCTTTCGGACGTTCACTACCTTCTCAATAAAAAAATAAAATCCCACAAACACAAAGAACTCTTTCAGTTCCTGGATCATCTCGAAAAAAAGAACGTCCGCTTTCAAACGATCTACCTCGTGGGCGACATCATCGAGAATTGGTTTTTCAGCGCATCTCGCAAACTCCGCCGCAGTAAAAAGAAATTCAACAAACTCTTCGACAGACTCGACTCTTTATCGGTCCGTGGCGGCGACAAAATCTACATCGTAGGAAATCACGACTCGACTTCGTATCTGATGAGCCTTCCACCCAAGATAGAAAAGTATCTAAAGGAACGGGATTGGCAAGTCTGCGAAAAAACCGAAAACGAAACCCTGATTGCGGTGCACGGCCATCAGGGACAATACAACCGGTTCACCTGGATCGGGTCGATTTTTCTATTACGTTTTTTGCATGCGATTGCCGTACTGATTCCCAACCTTTTCCGTTATTCGGAAGCGTTCTATCAAAAACACCTGAACAGACAGGACCCTACTACGACCGAAGAGATTCTGCGGTATTACGAACGTCTATCTAGAATCACGCACCAAGGAGATCGACTTTTGATTTCGGGTCACACACACGATTTTCTTTGTATTCCTCATTTAAGAATCATCAACACGGGGGATTGGGTGAAAAGCAACAGCTTCGTATTACAAGACGGATCTCATTTTATCGGAGCCAAGATGAACAAACGGGGAGAATTCTCCAAAGAATTCGTTTACAAACACAAGGAAGATTCCTCCGTTTAG
- a CDS encoding MFS transporter, giving the protein MSSHPSRNIHVKSEPMLIFVLAAVQFTHILDFVIMMPLGSYFQEAFHINPREFSFLISAYTYSAFAAGIVGALFIDRFNRKSAAIFLYTGFIVGTAFCAVADSYILLLLARIISGAFGGILSSVIFAIVGDVIAMERRGRATGAIMGAFSVSSVIGIPLGLKVAEFYGWNMSFAGIVLLSLPILVLMYYHLPSIPPFQSAGDNPIQNFIRILTYKRYMASYMLIMFVILGGFTVIPFIAPYMERNVGIPKENISWIYFFGGLVTFFSSRLVGIASDKIGKHKVFYILVPLSFIPIFIMTNLGKADLVTVVTLTTAFMVIVSGRWIPALALITSTTEPKDRGRFMTVISALQNLASGLGATIGGSILVAATPTAPYQNYEVAGFLAMGFNVIAMILISRVKAVS; this is encoded by the coding sequence ATGTCTTCCCACCCTTCTCGCAACATTCATGTAAAATCCGAACCGATGCTGATCTTCGTATTAGCGGCCGTTCAATTCACTCACATTCTCGACTTCGTAATCATGATGCCTCTCGGAAGCTACTTTCAAGAAGCGTTTCATATCAATCCGAGAGAATTCTCCTTTCTGATTTCTGCATATACATACAGCGCGTTCGCGGCGGGAATCGTAGGCGCTCTTTTTATCGATCGTTTCAACCGAAAGTCCGCCGCAATTTTCTTATATACCGGTTTTATCGTAGGCACCGCGTTCTGTGCCGTTGCCGATTCGTACATTCTTCTTTTATTGGCGAGAATCATTTCCGGAGCGTTCGGAGGAATTCTGAGTTCCGTCATCTTTGCGATCGTAGGAGACGTGATCGCGATGGAAAGAAGGGGAAGGGCGACCGGCGCGATCATGGGAGCGTTTTCCGTTTCTTCCGTGATCGGGATTCCGTTGGGTTTGAAAGTCGCCGAATTTTACGGATGGAACATGTCCTTTGCGGGAATCGTTTTATTGAGTCTTCCGATTCTGGTTCTGATGTATTATCATCTTCCGAGCATTCCTCCGTTTCAATCCGCGGGAGACAATCCGATTCAAAACTTCATCCGGATTCTCACATACAAACGATACATGGCTTCGTATATGCTTATCATGTTCGTGATCCTCGGCGGTTTTACCGTCATTCCGTTTATCGCGCCTTATATGGAACGGAACGTGGGAATTCCCAAAGAGAATATCTCTTGGATTTATTTCTTCGGCGGGCTTGTGACCTTTTTTTCTTCGAGACTGGTCGGGATCGCTTCCGACAAGATCGGAAAACACAAGGTATTCTATATTCTGGTTCCGTTATCCTTTATTCCGATTTTTATCATGACCAATCTAGGTAAGGCCGATCTCGTAACGGTGGTGACGTTGACGACCGCCTTTATGGTGATCGTATCGGGAAGATGGATTCCCGCCTTGGCTTTGATCACATCCACGACCGAGCCGAAGGACCGGGGACGTTTTATGACGGTGATCTCCGCGTTGCAAAACCTGGCTTCGGGACTCGGGGCTACGATCGGGGGGAGCATTTTGGTTGCGGCGACTCCGACCGCTCCGTATCAAAACTACGAGGTGGCCGGTTTTCTTGCAATGGGGTTTAACGTGATCGCGATGATATTGATTTCCAGAGTGAAGGCAGTTTCGTAA
- a CDS encoding FMN-binding glutamate synthase family protein — translation MQIPGYSTILQFISENPWSSFFYAMGTYTLIALVHDIVQRRHAIKHNFPLVGRIRYLFETIGPELRQYWVANDKEEMPFNRAERSWVYATAKKQNNNFGFGTTELLYEAGYPIIKHSAFPFPESKVKHLKNDSSMIPCLKVIGEFHNRKKPFRPPSVVNISAMSYGSLGKNAVSALNKGAMMAHCYQNTGEGGISPYHQLGGDIVWQIGTGYFGARDANGKFSLDLFGQKIHENPQIRMIEIKLSQGAKPGKGGILPGKKVTKQIAAIRGVPAGQDCVSPNAHSEFGTVSELIDFIERLHSASGLPVGIKSAIGEIHFWNELAERMKQTNKGPDFITIDGGEGGTGAAPLAFADHVSLPFKVGFARVYQIFQKEKLSERMAWIGSGKLGFPDRAIVAFAMGCDLINVAREAMMSIGCIQAQRCHTDHCPAGVATQNRWLQAGLDVDLKAERNANYIKGLRKEVLSVTHAAGYEHPLQFRGSDIEISAGLNIFKTLETILGYERDHVHFTKMLDYTDHTYLEEYMQGVSKVEHPNHATNNHPK, via the coding sequence ATGCAAATTCCAGGCTATTCTACGATCTTGCAGTTCATTTCGGAAAATCCTTGGTCTTCTTTTTTTTACGCGATGGGAACATACACACTCATCGCTCTCGTTCACGACATCGTTCAAAGAAGGCATGCAATCAAACATAACTTTCCTCTTGTGGGAAGAATCCGATATCTCTTTGAAACGATCGGACCGGAGCTAAGGCAATACTGGGTCGCGAACGACAAAGAAGAAATGCCGTTCAATCGCGCGGAACGTTCCTGGGTTTATGCGACCGCAAAAAAACAAAACAACAACTTCGGATTCGGAACGACCGAACTTTTATACGAAGCCGGTTATCCGATCATCAAACACAGCGCGTTTCCGTTTCCCGAATCCAAGGTAAAACATTTAAAAAACGATTCTTCCATGATCCCCTGTCTCAAAGTCATCGGAGAATTTCACAATCGCAAAAAACCGTTTCGTCCTCCTTCCGTAGTGAACATCTCCGCGATGTCGTACGGCTCACTCGGGAAGAACGCAGTCTCCGCTTTGAACAAGGGCGCGATGATGGCGCATTGTTATCAGAACACGGGAGAAGGCGGGATCAGCCCCTATCACCAGTTAGGCGGCGATATCGTCTGGCAGATCGGAACCGGTTACTTCGGCGCGAGAGACGCGAACGGAAAATTTTCCTTGGATCTTTTCGGACAAAAGATTCACGAAAACCCCCAAATAAGAATGATCGAAATCAAACTTTCGCAAGGCGCAAAACCGGGCAAAGGAGGAATTCTCCCCGGGAAAAAAGTTACGAAACAAATCGCGGCGATTCGAGGAGTTCCGGCCGGACAAGATTGTGTTTCGCCTAACGCGCATTCCGAATTCGGAACGGTGAGCGAATTGATCGACTTTATCGAACGCCTTCATTCCGCGAGCGGACTTCCGGTGGGAATCAAAAGTGCGATCGGTGAAATTCATTTTTGGAACGAACTCGCGGAACGGATGAAACAAACCAACAAAGGACCCGATTTTATCACGATCGACGGCGGAGAAGGAGGAACCGGAGCGGCTCCCCTCGCTTTTGCCGATCACGTCTCCCTTCCGTTCAAGGTCGGGTTCGCGCGAGTGTATCAGATCTTTCAAAAGGAAAAACTCTCCGAAAGAATGGCTTGGATCGGAAGCGGTAAATTAGGATTTCCTGATAGAGCCATCGTAGCCTTCGCGATGGGATGCGATCTCATCAACGTAGCACGGGAAGCGATGATGTCCATCGGCTGCATTCAAGCGCAGCGTTGTCATACGGACCATTGTCCCGCAGGAGTCGCGACGCAGAACCGCTGGCTACAGGCCGGGCTCGATGTGGATCTCAAAGCGGAACGGAACGCGAATTACATCAAAGGACTCCGCAAAGAAGTTTTGTCCGTAACGCACGCAGCGGGTTACGAACATCCCCTTCAGTTCCGAGGAAGCGACATCGAGATCAGCGCAGGACTCAACATCTTCAAAACGTTGGAAACGATTCTCGGTTACGAAAGAGATCACGTTCATTTTACGAAGATGCTCGATTATACGGATCACACGTATTTGGAAGAATATATGCAGGGTGTCAGCAAAGTGGAACACCCGAACCACGCGACGAACAATCATCCGAAGTAA